The following are from one region of the Leeia speluncae genome:
- a CDS encoding methyl-accepting chemotaxis protein, protein MLLNNTPETVQHFLTKFTDSDDPFLKELLHVFLAMNQNLAACLFDLEGNIVDLNENFLKLYDYNREELLGQKHEKLWGDQAKTSGRYQAFWEKLCSGETFSGEYQRINKFGDHVFIRSFYSPLLDEAGTPYRIVKFATDITKEKQLAADEMAKLEALDLTLAVIEFDMNGTILNANDNFLKTMGYKLEEVIGRNHRIFCPNTYVESDEYANFWNEIQSGKAFTNEFLRVTSKKQPIWLQATYTPIRKADGSLFKVVKFASDITSYKQKTLEDDCKLRAISLSQGTIEFDMTGKVISANDNFLHTMGYELDEIVGNHHRMFVTTEEASTPAYRNFWQKLGKGEFDSGEYLRIAKNGKRVWLQATYNPIFDIEGQPVKVVKYCQDISRQKICSFENESRLNAISASSCMLELDRQGIVLFANENIANALDYRMAELIGMGESNFIYEEDLTSNHYLSIWHRLHEGTSVREEIRRKSHNGNEIWFGATFSPVMGLDGSLSKVIMIARDITKAKLQQLEIDGKLKAINRAQAVIEFDMTGKVLNANENFLNLFGYRLEQIIGMHHRIFVDPKESSTSEYQAFWDKLCRGEYFHGEYKRIGCGGEEVWIQANYNPVFDQHGQPFKVVKFATDVTEQKMRTALDEAKVAAVDKGLAVVEFDLTGHVLYANRNFLAAMGYTYREIQGQHHSIFCTTEYTLSEEYRVFWLTLSEGKYYSGRFHRVGKFSRDVWIQATYNPILDLNGKVIKIIKYAYDVTQEVQLEEQIKEKSQLMADSVKTLVSSINSIASHSSVAADMAHETTEVATKGYENLKQSIKAITEIEQSSIKVTEIVKIISEIANQTNLLAFNAAIEAARAGHHGVGFSVVAAEVRKLAERCAQAAKEIHQQIEEANRHVREGAEINRTVASSFEGILHSVRNTASRVSSIAEATVDQNSVVDQVSSLIDNLGGSIK, encoded by the coding sequence ATGTTACTCAACAACACCCCAGAAACGGTACAGCACTTTCTTACTAAGTTTACGGATTCTGATGATCCGTTTCTCAAAGAGTTACTGCATGTATTCCTAGCCATGAACCAAAATTTGGCGGCCTGCCTATTTGATTTAGAAGGTAACATCGTTGATCTAAACGAAAACTTTCTGAAACTATATGATTACAACCGAGAAGAACTGCTCGGTCAAAAGCATGAAAAACTGTGGGGAGATCAGGCAAAAACGTCTGGCCGTTACCAAGCCTTTTGGGAAAAGCTGTGCAGTGGCGAAACATTTTCCGGTGAATATCAGCGTATTAATAAATTTGGGGACCATGTCTTTATCCGTTCGTTCTACTCCCCATTATTAGACGAAGCAGGCACCCCCTACCGTATCGTCAAATTCGCCACTGACATTACCAAAGAAAAACAGCTAGCTGCAGATGAAATGGCCAAACTCGAAGCACTAGACTTAACCCTTGCAGTAATTGAATTTGACATGAATGGAACCATTCTCAATGCCAACGACAATTTCTTAAAAACCATGGGTTACAAATTAGAGGAGGTTATAGGCAGAAATCACCGAATATTCTGTCCAAACACTTATGTAGAAAGTGATGAGTACGCAAATTTCTGGAATGAGATTCAATCAGGAAAAGCGTTTACCAATGAATTTCTGCGAGTAACCAGCAAAAAACAACCAATCTGGCTTCAAGCTACTTACACTCCTATCAGAAAAGCCGATGGTAGCCTTTTCAAAGTAGTGAAGTTTGCAAGTGATATAACCTCATACAAACAGAAAACACTCGAAGATGATTGCAAACTTAGAGCCATATCATTATCTCAGGGAACAATCGAATTTGATATGACCGGTAAAGTCATCTCCGCGAATGACAATTTTCTTCACACAATGGGTTACGAGCTAGATGAAATCGTAGGCAATCATCATCGAATGTTTGTAACAACTGAAGAAGCATCAACACCAGCATATCGTAATTTTTGGCAAAAATTGGGGAAAGGCGAATTTGATAGTGGCGAATATTTACGCATAGCTAAAAATGGTAAGAGAGTGTGGCTTCAAGCAACGTATAACCCAATTTTTGATATTGAAGGTCAGCCCGTCAAAGTAGTCAAATATTGCCAAGACATTTCAAGACAAAAAATCTGTTCTTTTGAAAATGAGTCCCGTCTAAATGCAATATCTGCCAGTAGTTGTATGCTTGAATTAGACAGACAAGGTATTGTGCTATTTGCTAATGAAAACATTGCAAATGCATTGGATTATAGGATGGCAGAATTAATTGGCATGGGTGAATCAAACTTTATTTATGAAGAAGATCTTACGTCAAACCACTATCTTAGCATTTGGCATCGCCTACATGAGGGAACCTCTGTACGAGAGGAAATTCGCCGTAAAAGCCATAATGGAAATGAGATTTGGTTTGGAGCAACCTTTAGCCCGGTCATGGGGTTAGATGGATCACTATCAAAAGTGATTATGATTGCTAGAGATATCACTAAAGCAAAACTGCAACAACTAGAAATTGATGGCAAATTAAAAGCTATTAACCGCGCTCAAGCCGTCATCGAATTTGATATGACCGGCAAAGTACTGAATGCCAATGAGAACTTCCTAAACCTATTTGGATATCGACTAGAGCAAATTATTGGTATGCATCACCGCATTTTTGTCGATCCCAAAGAATCCTCTACGTCAGAGTATCAGGCCTTCTGGGATAAATTGTGCCGAGGCGAATACTTCCACGGCGAATACAAACGGATTGGCTGCGGTGGCGAAGAGGTTTGGATTCAAGCCAACTACAACCCGGTGTTTGATCAGCACGGCCAACCGTTTAAAGTCGTGAAGTTTGCGACAGACGTCACCGAACAAAAAATGCGTACGGCGCTAGACGAAGCGAAAGTAGCTGCGGTAGACAAAGGGCTTGCAGTTGTCGAGTTTGATCTGACAGGCCACGTGCTATACGCCAACCGAAACTTCCTTGCCGCGATGGGTTACACCTACCGAGAAATCCAAGGTCAGCACCATAGTATCTTCTGTACGACGGAGTACACCTTAAGCGAAGAATATCGCGTGTTCTGGCTAACGCTTAGTGAAGGTAAGTATTACAGTGGACGCTTCCACCGGGTTGGTAAATTTAGCCGCGATGTCTGGATTCAGGCGACGTACAACCCTATCTTAGACCTAAATGGCAAAGTGATTAAGATCATCAAATATGCCTACGATGTCACCCAAGAAGTACAACTAGAAGAACAGATCAAAGAAAAATCTCAACTCATGGCCGATAGTGTAAAAACACTGGTGAGCAGCATCAATTCGATTGCCTCTCATTCTAGTGTCGCTGCAGACATGGCGCATGAAACCACAGAAGTAGCAACTAAGGGCTATGAAAACCTCAAGCAGTCGATTAAAGCAATTACCGAGATTGAGCAAAGCTCAATAAAAGTGACTGAAATCGTCAAAATCATTAGCGAAATTGCCAACCAAACCAACCTACTCGCCTTCAATGCTGCGATCGAAGCTGCCAGAGCTGGTCATCATGGTGTGGGCTTCTCTGTGGTGGCAGCCGAAGTTCGTAAACTAGCAGAGCGCTGCGCCCAAGCGGCCAAAGAAATCCATCAGCAAATTGAAGAGGCTAACCGACACGTCAGAGAAGGTGCGGAGATTAATCGTACCGTTGCAAGCAGTTTCGAAGGCATCTTGCATAGTGTGAGAAATACCGCCTCTAGGGTGAGTTCGATCGCTGAGGCAACCGTAGATCAAAATAGTGTGGTGGATCAAGTCAGTTCGCTCATCGATAACCTAGGGGGTTCAATCAAATGA
- a CDS encoding tannase/feruloyl esterase family alpha/beta hydrolase, whose translation MKQKSHLTWLIGLSISIFSFFIATPAFALDAKVSCESLQAYDLSNIGGNGSKIISTKVEANHGKNLCTVEGLLSPAIHFQTTLPMTGWSERYLQVGCGGTCGSIRLDSGASEGCAPLENNEMVVSSTDMGHQGMGTEFGENDQQRADFAYRGVHITAVANKALIKALYGKSVEKSYFNGCSDGGREALMEAQRFPNDFDGIIAGAPAMLFQVQNSLHHGWLAMSNTGKDGKAILVASRLPILHNAVIAACDQLDGMKDGLLTDPRACHFDPTTIECPPTASDTSQCLTHAEAEAAAKIYQGAKDPTTGRFLTVGSVQYGSELAWAGVFVPTDANQPIFSKMIAEGAIQHLVFGNSANKVDKLTALAFTEATLDALRQRHPLFDAVNPDLSAFAAKGGKLILWHGWSDPHISPLTTIAYHEALIKQMGAEKAENFERLYLLPGVFHCGQGDGPSSVDLMSKMIDWVEASHAPFLIETSTSKTKANNFGQPTSEANKPAGAPPSVESPERSRPVYPYPLVASYKGNGDINQASSFEPRDPLLPRPSRDWAGKDFFTPYHFTDY comes from the coding sequence ATGAAGCAAAAGTCACATCTCACTTGGCTAATCGGGCTAAGTATTTCCATATTTTCCTTTTTTATCGCGACGCCAGCGTTTGCCTTAGATGCCAAAGTCAGCTGCGAATCTCTTCAAGCGTATGATCTAAGCAATATAGGCGGTAACGGCAGCAAGATTATTAGCACGAAGGTGGAAGCCAATCATGGCAAAAACCTGTGTACGGTAGAGGGTTTACTCTCTCCTGCCATTCATTTTCAAACAACACTCCCGATGACTGGCTGGTCCGAACGTTACCTACAAGTAGGCTGCGGCGGTACTTGCGGCAGTATTCGATTAGATTCCGGCGCATCAGAAGGCTGCGCACCACTCGAAAATAATGAAATGGTGGTGTCCTCTACTGATATGGGCCACCAAGGAATGGGCACAGAGTTTGGCGAAAACGATCAGCAAAGAGCAGACTTTGCTTATCGCGGTGTGCATATCACGGCAGTGGCCAATAAAGCCCTCATCAAAGCGCTGTATGGAAAATCGGTAGAAAAATCCTACTTTAATGGCTGCTCTGATGGCGGACGTGAAGCCTTAATGGAAGCACAGCGATTCCCGAATGACTTTGACGGCATTATTGCTGGCGCCCCTGCAATGCTATTCCAGGTTCAAAATAGCCTTCATCACGGTTGGCTAGCCATGAGCAACACAGGAAAAGACGGTAAAGCTATTCTTGTGGCTAGCCGTTTGCCAATTTTGCACAATGCAGTGATTGCAGCATGCGATCAACTAGATGGTATGAAAGATGGTCTTTTAACCGATCCGCGTGCATGTCATTTTGACCCGACCACCATCGAATGTCCGCCAACTGCTTCTGATACAAGCCAGTGTTTAACCCATGCAGAAGCAGAAGCTGCCGCAAAAATTTACCAAGGAGCAAAAGACCCAACAACAGGCCGCTTCTTAACCGTAGGTTCCGTTCAATATGGTTCCGAGCTCGCATGGGCGGGAGTATTTGTCCCAACTGATGCAAACCAACCTATCTTTAGCAAAATGATTGCAGAAGGTGCGATTCAACACTTAGTGTTTGGAAACTCGGCAAACAAAGTAGATAAACTAACGGCGCTCGCCTTTACAGAAGCAACACTAGATGCGCTTCGCCAAAGACACCCACTTTTTGATGCGGTAAATCCGGATTTATCCGCTTTTGCTGCAAAAGGTGGCAAGCTCATTTTATGGCACGGTTGGTCAGACCCACATATTTCACCACTCACCACTATTGCCTATCATGAAGCGCTGATCAAACAAATGGGTGCAGAAAAAGCAGAAAATTTCGAAAGACTATATTTGCTTCCCGGTGTATTTCACTGCGGACAAGGCGACGGCCCATCTTCAGTCGATTTGATGTCTAAGATGATTGATTGGGTAGAGGCTAGCCACGCGCCATTTTTAATCGAAACCAGCACCAGCAAAACCAAAGCAAACAATTTTGGACAACCAACAAGCGAAGCAAACAAACCCGCAGGAGCACCTCCAAGTGTAGAGTCACCAGAAAGAAGTCGCCCGGTTTATCCTTACCCACTGGTAGCTAGTTATAAAGGCAATGGTGATATCAACCAAGCAAGTAGTTTTGAACCAAGAGACCCACTGCTACCGCGGCCATCTAGAGATTGGGCAGGTAAAGACTTCTTTACTCCGTATCATTTTACAGACTACTAA
- the gcvA gene encoding transcriptional regulator GcvA yields the protein MRRNLPSLSALQCFDAAHRHLSFTRAAEELCLTQSAVSRQIRQLEDFLGRPLFERIKQRLVLTTAGEAYGAVIREVLDRAEAATIQLKSHQDENKVLHLAVLPTFGTRWLIPRLGTFYAAHPDIELNISSRTTPFDFSNEDLHGAIHFGPALWPGAVCHRLMGEKLVPVCSPQLLPNGKALTDIDELHHYKRLQLTSRPQAWNEWLHHAGAEDIDAFAGPRFEQFQMVIQAALSGLGIALLPMHFIENELNSGALTIAYDHPMENSQAYYFVYPASRADTYAVRAFKDWINLTIASE from the coding sequence ATGCGACGTAACCTCCCCTCACTTTCTGCTTTGCAGTGTTTTGATGCAGCTCACCGCCACCTGAGTTTTACGCGCGCAGCAGAAGAACTTTGCCTGACGCAAAGTGCAGTCAGCCGGCAGATTCGGCAATTGGAAGATTTTTTGGGACGGCCGCTGTTTGAAAGAATTAAACAACGCTTAGTATTAACCACGGCAGGTGAAGCCTATGGCGCAGTGATTCGCGAAGTGTTGGATCGGGCGGAAGCGGCGACTATTCAGCTAAAATCGCATCAAGATGAAAACAAAGTGCTACATCTTGCGGTGTTACCTACATTTGGGACGCGCTGGTTAATCCCCAGATTAGGTACGTTTTACGCCGCCCATCCGGATATAGAACTGAATATTTCTTCACGTACCACACCGTTTGATTTTTCCAATGAAGATCTACATGGGGCGATTCATTTTGGCCCTGCCTTATGGCCGGGGGCTGTTTGCCATCGGTTAATGGGGGAAAAATTAGTCCCCGTCTGTTCACCCCAACTATTACCAAATGGAAAAGCACTAACGGATATTGATGAACTCCACCATTACAAACGCTTGCAACTCACCAGCCGTCCACAGGCGTGGAATGAATGGTTACACCATGCAGGTGCAGAAGATATCGATGCATTTGCAGGGCCGCGATTCGAGCAGTTTCAAATGGTGATTCAAGCCGCGCTATCAGGATTAGGGATTGCCCTTCTGCCAATGCACTTTATCGAAAATGAACTGAACTCAGGCGCCTTAACCATTGCATATGATCACCCAATGGAAAATAGCCAAGCCTATTATTTTGTTTACCCCGCATCTCGCGCAGATACTTATGCGGTGCGTGCATTTAAAGATTGGATCAATCTAACGATTGCGTCGGAATAA
- the amaB gene encoding L-piperidine-6-carboxylate dehydrogenase: MKIDAIMSAMGVPASAYQAQGLEVFSPVNGEKIGAVATIQASDADAALALSVKAFKEWRHVPAPKRGELVRILGELLRKYKQPLGELVSMEAGKIVQEGLGEVQEMIDICDFAVGLSRQLYGLTIASERPGHRMAETWHPIGVCGVISAFNFPVAVWSWNAALALVCGNSVVWKPSEKTPLTAVAVQAIMDEAISLFGAAPEGLSQTLIGGRDVGEVLTKDARVGIVSATGSTEMGRAVGLAVAQRFGRSILELGGNNAGIISETADLDLALRGILFSAVGTAGQRCTTLRRLFVHESIYDGLVSKLKELYGKVRIGNPLENGTLMGPLIDKASFDRMQSALASAKEQGGQVTGGERITVAGCENGYYVKPAIAEMPAQTAIVLQETFAPILYVMKYTNFEEAIEANNASHHGLSSCVFTTNLREAELFTSDFGSDCGIANVNIGPSGAEIGGAFGGEKETGGGRESGSDAWKGYMRRATNTINYSKELPLAQGIDFSL; the protein is encoded by the coding sequence ATGAAAATTGATGCCATTATGAGCGCCATGGGCGTCCCTGCTTCTGCTTATCAAGCACAAGGCCTAGAAGTGTTTTCACCAGTGAATGGTGAAAAGATTGGTGCAGTTGCCACCATTCAGGCGAGTGATGCAGATGCAGCATTAGCGCTTTCAGTAAAAGCATTCAAAGAGTGGCGTCATGTGCCTGCACCAAAACGTGGTGAGTTAGTTCGCATCCTTGGTGAACTGCTACGTAAATACAAACAGCCACTAGGTGAGCTAGTTTCGATGGAAGCAGGAAAGATCGTTCAAGAAGGCTTGGGCGAAGTACAAGAAATGATCGATATCTGTGATTTCGCCGTCGGTCTATCTCGTCAGCTTTATGGTTTAACGATTGCTTCAGAACGCCCTGGTCACCGCATGGCAGAAACATGGCATCCAATTGGTGTGTGTGGTGTTATTTCAGCGTTTAACTTCCCAGTTGCCGTTTGGTCTTGGAATGCTGCGCTAGCGCTAGTGTGCGGTAACTCTGTGGTATGGAAACCATCTGAAAAAACCCCATTAACAGCAGTTGCTGTGCAAGCCATTATGGACGAAGCGATTAGTTTGTTTGGTGCTGCACCAGAAGGTTTGTCTCAAACTTTAATTGGCGGCCGTGATGTGGGTGAGGTGCTAACCAAAGATGCGCGCGTTGGCATCGTTAGTGCAACGGGTAGTACCGAAATGGGCCGTGCAGTAGGCCTTGCTGTGGCGCAACGCTTTGGCCGTTCTATTCTAGAACTAGGTGGAAATAACGCCGGCATTATCAGCGAAACCGCCGATCTAGATTTGGCTTTGCGTGGCATCTTGTTCTCTGCTGTGGGTACTGCAGGACAACGTTGTACAACGCTACGTCGCTTGTTTGTGCATGAGTCTATCTACGATGGTTTGGTCAGCAAACTAAAAGAACTATACGGCAAAGTACGTATCGGCAACCCACTAGAAAACGGCACGCTAATGGGCCCGTTGATCGACAAAGCATCCTTTGATCGTATGCAATCTGCGCTTGCTTCTGCAAAAGAGCAGGGCGGCCAAGTCACCGGTGGTGAGCGTATCACCGTTGCAGGTTGTGAAAATGGCTACTACGTAAAACCAGCGATTGCTGAAATGCCAGCGCAAACCGCGATTGTGTTGCAAGAAACCTTTGCACCAATTCTATATGTAATGAAGTACACCAACTTTGAAGAAGCGATCGAAGCAAACAACGCTTCTCACCATGGTTTGTCTTCTTGCGTGTTCACTACCAACCTTCGCGAAGCAGAACTATTCACCTCTGATTTTGGTTCGGATTGCGGTATCGCTAACGTCAACATCGGGCCAAGTGGCGCTGAAATTGGTGGCGCGTTTGGTGGAGAAAAAGAAACTGGCGGCGGTCGTGAATCTGGTTCGGATGCATGGAAAGGTTACATGCGCCGCGCAACCAACACCATTAACTATTCCAAAGAATTACCGCTAGCACAGGGTATCGACTTCAGTCTGTAA
- a CDS encoding branched-chain amino acid ABC transporter substrate-binding protein — protein MKKQLTVTKLTFALAMAGLTMTAGADTIKIGFSAVMSGAFGHYGKDMENAAKIAIEEANAQKIKIGGSVANFVLVSEDDQGDPRTGVAVAQRLVDAGVVGIVGHFNSGTSIPASKIYAAAGLPQISPASSNPQLTAQGFKSTFRIINTDAQMGAYAGSYAVKDLKAKRIAVIDDRTAFGQGMADEFSKAAKAAGGNIVSREFTTDKSTDFMSVLTAIKSAKADLIFFGGLDAQAGPMAKQMKQLGVNAVLMGGGGFTTDNFINLAGKDSAEGTMSWEYGLPVEKMPKGKQLEDKMKKKFGTDILAYSPFTYDATWALINAMTKANSADPKVYLPALAKIDFPGVSGRIAFTNTGDMKYAAASLYKVKAGKWETLQIQQGSK, from the coding sequence ATGAAAAAGCAATTAACTGTCACCAAATTAACTTTCGCGTTAGCAATGGCTGGTCTGACCATGACCGCCGGTGCAGACACGATCAAGATTGGTTTTTCAGCGGTAATGTCTGGTGCATTCGGCCATTACGGCAAAGACATGGAAAATGCGGCAAAAATCGCGATCGAAGAAGCAAACGCTCAGAAAATCAAAATTGGTGGTTCAGTTGCTAACTTTGTTTTGGTTTCTGAAGATGATCAAGGCGATCCACGTACAGGTGTAGCGGTTGCTCAACGTCTAGTTGATGCGGGTGTAGTGGGTATTGTTGGCCACTTTAACTCTGGTACAAGTATTCCTGCTTCAAAAATCTATGCAGCGGCTGGATTACCACAAATTAGCCCAGCTTCTAGTAACCCACAGCTAACTGCACAAGGGTTCAAGAGCACTTTCCGTATTATTAATACCGATGCGCAAATGGGTGCATACGCCGGTAGCTATGCAGTAAAAGATTTAAAAGCAAAACGCATTGCGGTGATTGATGACCGTACCGCTTTTGGCCAAGGTATGGCAGACGAATTCAGTAAAGCCGCAAAAGCAGCAGGTGGCAATATTGTTTCTCGTGAATTCACTACCGATAAAAGTACCGATTTCATGTCTGTGCTTACCGCTATCAAATCTGCCAAAGCAGATCTGATTTTCTTCGGCGGTTTGGATGCACAAGCAGGCCCAATGGCAAAACAGATGAAGCAATTGGGTGTTAATGCAGTGCTAATGGGCGGCGGCGGATTTACAACGGATAACTTCATCAATCTCGCTGGTAAAGATAGTGCAGAAGGCACCATGTCTTGGGAATATGGCCTTCCAGTTGAAAAAATGCCAAAAGGTAAGCAGCTAGAAGACAAAATGAAGAAGAAGTTTGGCACCGACATCCTTGCTTATTCTCCATTTACTTACGATGCGACTTGGGCATTGATTAACGCCATGACCAAAGCCAACTCTGCAGACCCTAAAGTGTACTTGCCTGCTTTAGCAAAAATTGATTTCCCAGGTGTGAGTGGCCGTATTGCATTTACAAATACTGGCGACATGAAATATGCAGCCGCATCACTTTATAAAGTGAAGGCTGGAAAGTGGGAAACCTTGCAAATTCAACAAGGTAGCAAATAA
- a CDS encoding D-amino acid dehydrogenase, protein MKVIVVGAGVIGVTTAYFLAKAGHEVMVIDRQSGPAMETSFANAGQITPSYTGPWGAPGLVLKAISWIIKDNGPLKVRFGLSPERYRWLFSLYQQCTSERNQSNFEAMMALSCKSQALFDELLKEHDIHFDHGKQGNLEVFTDTESFESVSQQIKRIEQFGLHYQVLSKHEITKVEPGMNTESIVGGVAFPDDETGDCYAFTTALADVCKRMGVQFRFGYTVRSIHTANQRVSHLQLDEESVPVDQLVLCTGSYTNDLLHGVSKKLPIYPVKGYSLTLPITNSETAPASTVLDDKYKVAITRLGNRVRVGGFAEICGFDLSLPDSRRQILESALLRLYPEIGYEKEKASFWSGLRPMTPTGIPVIGQLALENLWINAGHGTFGWTMCLGSAEKLASMLAANRNRTLQ, encoded by the coding sequence ATGAAAGTAATTGTGGTGGGGGCTGGTGTGATTGGTGTCACCACCGCTTACTTTCTTGCGAAAGCCGGTCATGAAGTGATGGTGATTGATCGTCAATCTGGCCCTGCAATGGAAACGAGTTTTGCCAATGCAGGGCAGATTACCCCTTCATATACCGGACCATGGGGAGCACCGGGTTTGGTGCTAAAAGCTATTAGCTGGATCATTAAAGATAACGGCCCGTTAAAGGTCCGATTTGGTTTATCACCAGAACGATATCGCTGGCTATTTTCGCTCTATCAACAATGTACTAGTGAGAGAAACCAGTCTAATTTTGAAGCAATGATGGCTTTATCTTGTAAAAGCCAAGCCTTATTCGATGAGTTGCTGAAAGAACATGATATTCATTTTGATCATGGCAAACAGGGCAATTTAGAAGTATTTACTGATACAGAAAGTTTTGAATCGGTTAGTCAGCAGATTAAGCGGATTGAGCAATTTGGTTTGCATTACCAAGTGTTGAGTAAGCATGAAATTACTAAGGTAGAACCGGGAATGAATACCGAGTCTATAGTAGGGGGAGTAGCCTTCCCGGATGATGAAACGGGCGATTGTTATGCCTTTACCACCGCGTTGGCGGATGTGTGTAAACGCATGGGCGTGCAATTTCGGTTTGGTTATACGGTGAGATCAATTCACACAGCTAATCAGCGTGTCAGCCATCTTCAACTAGATGAAGAGAGCGTTCCGGTAGATCAGTTGGTGTTATGTACTGGTAGCTATACCAATGATTTGCTGCACGGTGTGAGTAAAAAATTACCTATTTATCCCGTTAAAGGATATTCGCTAACACTGCCTATTACAAATAGCGAAACAGCGCCTGCATCAACCGTGCTAGATGATAAGTACAAAGTCGCGATTACCAGGTTAGGAAACCGGGTGCGGGTAGGTGGGTTTGCGGAAATTTGCGGGTTCGATTTGTCTTTGCCAGATAGCAGAAGACAAATTCTAGAATCAGCTTTACTACGTTTATACCCAGAGATTGGTTATGAAAAAGAAAAAGCCAGTTTTTGGAGTGGGTTAAGACCAATGACACCCACCGGCATACCGGTGATTGGGCAATTGGCATTAGAGAACTTATGGATTAACGCCGGACACGGCACATTTGGGTGGACGATGTGCTTAGGTTCCGCAGAAAAACTAGCATCAATGCTGGCAGCAAATAGAAATAGAACATTGCAGTAA
- a CDS encoding NAD(P)/FAD-dependent oxidoreductase gives MLGDKRSHGLWEASAPLPPETHALNQDLVVDVAIIGGGFTGCSAALHLAKRGMQVAVLEGNEIGFGGSGRNVGLVNAGMWVQPEDVMKELGEVYGNRLLTQLGAGPAYVYELVKHYEMQCEAVPNGTLHCAVGQSGLADIKAREKQWKALGAPVEVLSQEETAKRTGTDAYTGALLDKRAGTIQPLAYVRGLAKAAIKEGASLYSNTRVKRYSETGETYEVETENGYKIKAKWVVLATNAYSAEAWNLPKLREELVHLPYFNFATKPLNAEQKAKLLPGREGVWDTCEILTSYRYDQQDRLVFGSVGALRGMGASIHKEWAKRAMYKLFPYLKGVEFDYEWFGMIGMTPNALPRFHMPSKQVISFSGYNGRGISPGTVFGREIAKLILGDLDAKDMPLPLSTIDEASFRSVKEMYYEVGAQVAHAATARF, from the coding sequence ATGCTAGGTGATAAAAGATCGCACGGATTGTGGGAAGCATCCGCACCATTGCCACCAGAAACACATGCGCTCAACCAAGATTTAGTGGTGGATGTCGCCATTATTGGCGGTGGATTTACCGGCTGTTCTGCGGCATTACACCTAGCAAAACGCGGTATGCAAGTTGCTGTATTAGAAGGCAACGAAATTGGTTTTGGTGGTTCTGGCCGAAATGTTGGGCTAGTCAATGCCGGGATGTGGGTGCAGCCAGAAGACGTAATGAAAGAACTGGGTGAAGTCTATGGCAACCGCTTGCTAACACAGCTAGGTGCTGGCCCCGCGTACGTATACGAACTTGTTAAACACTATGAAATGCAGTGTGAGGCTGTTCCGAATGGCACACTTCATTGTGCCGTCGGGCAAAGTGGATTAGCTGATATCAAAGCGCGAGAAAAACAATGGAAAGCACTTGGCGCGCCAGTTGAAGTGTTATCCCAAGAAGAAACGGCAAAACGAACAGGAACAGATGCTTACACCGGTGCGTTACTAGATAAAAGAGCCGGTACGATTCAGCCACTTGCGTATGTGCGTGGGCTAGCCAAAGCAGCGATCAAAGAAGGTGCAAGCTTATATTCTAATACCCGTGTGAAACGCTATAGCGAAACCGGCGAAACATACGAAGTAGAAACCGAAAACGGATACAAAATAAAAGCAAAGTGGGTTGTATTGGCAACTAATGCTTACTCTGCAGAAGCGTGGAATTTGCCTAAATTGCGTGAAGAGCTAGTGCACTTGCCGTACTTTAACTTTGCAACCAAACCACTCAATGCAGAGCAAAAAGCAAAGCTATTGCCAGGCAGAGAAGGGGTTTGGGATACCTGCGAAATCCTCACCTCTTACCGTTATGATCAGCAAGACCGCCTTGTATTTGGAAGTGTCGGCGCACTTCGCGGTATGGGCGCTTCTATTCATAAAGAATGGGCAAAACGCGCTATGTACAAACTCTTCCCGTATTTAAAAGGCGTAGAGTTTGATTACGAATGGTTTGGTATGATCGGCATGACCCCAAATGCCTTGCCACGATTCCACATGCCAAGCAAACAGGTCATCTCTTTTAGTGGCTACAACGGCCGTGGTATTTCTCCGGGGACTGTCTTTGGTAGAGAAATTGCCAAATTAATCCTGGGTGATCTAGACGCTAAAGATATGCCGCTCCCACTATCTACTATCGATGAAGCGAGCTTCCGTTCTGTCAAAGAAATGTATTACGAAGTGGGCGCACAAGTTGCCCATGCGGCAACGGCCAGATTTTAA